Proteins from one Mycobacterium sp. EPa45 genomic window:
- a CDS encoding TetR/AcrR family transcriptional regulator, with amino-acid sequence MEDTKAGRPRDDSIDDRVFQVTRELLVDVGWDEMSLRLIAARSGVSRSSINRRWSSKAELVLHAILGAAPDLAPFAGTDRSGWIAWVVRGSRQLFGRPEVRAAVPGLLLAMAENDEMRRRLWANFSGPAVALFASEAAGLEHDAHAVIAMAAGSALFLSSIAREDDTDALHARILDILTQAVLGSDDKATDESGTA; translated from the coding sequence GTGGAGGACACCAAGGCGGGTCGCCCGCGCGATGATTCCATCGACGACCGCGTTTTCCAGGTCACCAGGGAATTGCTTGTCGACGTCGGCTGGGACGAGATGAGTCTGCGGTTGATTGCGGCCCGTTCGGGAGTGAGCCGTTCGAGTATCAATCGCCGCTGGTCGTCCAAGGCGGAGCTGGTGCTGCACGCGATACTCGGTGCCGCGCCGGATCTGGCGCCGTTCGCAGGCACCGACCGCTCGGGCTGGATTGCATGGGTGGTACGGGGCAGCCGCCAATTGTTCGGACGCCCGGAAGTGCGCGCCGCCGTGCCGGGCCTGCTACTCGCGATGGCGGAGAACGACGAGATGCGCCGAAGGTTGTGGGCGAACTTCAGCGGACCGGCGGTCGCCTTGTTCGCATCTGAAGCCGCCGGTCTGGAACACGACGCCCACGCCGTCATCGCGATGGCGGCGGGATCGGCACTGTTTCTCAGCAGCATCGCGCGCGAAGATGACACCGATGCGCTGCACGCCCGGATTCTGGACATCCTCACCCAGGCGGTGCTCGGGTCCGATGACAAGGCAACGGATGAATCTGGGACAGCCTGA